The Toxorhynchites rutilus septentrionalis strain SRP chromosome 1, ASM2978413v1, whole genome shotgun sequence genome contains the following window.
CTCATCAGCGATTTCTATTCGACGGAGGATGTCTACGTCCAGTCATCTGAGTACGATCGAACAATCATGAGTGCTTTAGCTAATCTAGCTGGATTCTATCCGCCAAAAGGTAAGGATATTTGGGACAAAACTATCGACTGGCAGCCTATTCCTGTTCATCAGATTCCAAGATCGTTGGACAACACCATTGCAAGCAGCAAACCTTGCGCCAGATACGACGAAGAGTTGAAGAGATATTTACACCGAGAGCCATTTCGGTCATATAATCGATCGATAGCCTCCGTGTATGAATACCTAAGCAAGCACACTAACATGACTGTCGATAACTATACAAGTCTGGTCACTATCTACGATGTCTTGCATATTCAGCATTTGAGCAAACTCAAGCTTCCCGAGTGGACACGGACGGTGTATCCGGAACCACTGACATGTATTTCGGCTACATTCTACAGGCTTCCCACTAGCACCATTCTGATGAAACGTCTAAGGGGCGGTCCTCTATTGAAGGAAATACTGAATCGATTCCAACAGAAGATCAACAAAACCCTGCAACCAGATCGGTCCCTCTGGATTTACAGTGGACACGACATCACCATTTTGAGCCTACTGGATGGTTTAGGAGTTCTGAAAACACACGTCCCATCGTTCGCTGCTTGTGTCATGATCGAACTGAGCACTGCGGTCGATGGGAAGCCGTTTGTATCGTTGTTTTACAAAAACAGTGACGCCGAACCAGAGACGATGGTCATTCCCAACTGTGGCACGAGATGTCCACTGCAGAAATTCGGCGAACTTTACAAGCATCTCATTTCAGAGAATTGGGAGAAAGAGTGTGCGCTGTAGATGTTAGTTGTTGTGCTGTTTGTAGAATGAAGCTTGAGTGTAGTGTCACATATGAtatattatataataataattcgAAAGAAATCGCTATTGCTGTTCCCTGAGTAATATT
Protein-coding sequences here:
- the LOC129779991 gene encoding testicular acid phosphatase homolog: MWRQIAFAIVLVQLTYLVATLGINGPAKRPGDKLLFAHVIYRHGNRTPVGTYPTDPWKDVSNWQTGRGELTNVGKQTQLLLGRWLRKRYNSLISDFYSTEDVYVQSSEYDRTIMSALANLAGFYPPKGKDIWDKTIDWQPIPVHQIPRSLDNTIASSKPCARYDEELKRYLHREPFRSYNRSIASVYEYLSKHTNMTVDNYTSLVTIYDVLHIQHLSKLKLPEWTRTVYPEPLTCISATFYRLPTSTILMKRLRGGPLLKEILNRFQQKINKTLQPDRSLWIYSGHDITILSLLDGLGVLKTHVPSFAACVMIELSTAVDGKPFVSLFYKNSDAEPETMVIPNCGTRCPLQKFGELYKHLISENWEKECAL